DNA sequence from the Syntrophales bacterium genome:
AGAAATCAGCGCGGCGAGAACCTTTGGGTTTCTGCGCGATGTGGAGTATCTGCAGGCCCGGGGGTTGGCGCTGGGCGGTTCTCTTAAAAACGCCATAGTTCTTGATGAAAACCGGATTATCAATAAGGAAGGGCTCCGTTTTCCGGACGAGTTTGTGAGACACAAAATACTTGATTCGATAGGAGATCTGGCATTGCTGGGGATTCCCATTATTGGTCATTTTGTGGCCTCAAAATCCGGTCACCGCTTGAACAACCTGCTTCTTAAAGAACTTCTGCTGCGGCAGGATTGCTGGGTTCTTGTGAATAATTTTAATATAGAGGGGATGCTTCTCAAAAGAGAGAGCCTGCGGGCGCCCTCTTTTCATGTCTTGGATTATCAACATTAAGTTTCGCTTTTAGCCCCGGCGCCCTCTTTTGCTGTCGGGAATTTGCCGGCAGTTTGACCCTGACGTTGCTGATTGCAGATAGGTCTTGCTTTTTACGTCCCACTCTTTTACTATATTCATAGTAAGTTCAGCATTTTAAAAATTTGGTTCGTTATATTCATTCCTTTTGCCTAAATCAGGAATTGATATAAACTCGAATAACTTAAGGCGGTTGTATGCTAACTGTCAAGCCTTTGCTGGTAACTTGTCTATTGGTGTTCTCTCTTTTTTTTGCCCCCTCTTCCCTACAGGCGCAAAAGGCGTCCATCGCGGATCTTTTAGTGACGAACGGCCAGACGAATTTATTGCTATATGCTCGTGTAGCAGATTGCTTTAACTCAGAAATAGAAGATGCAATTTTGGCTGGCGTTCCTACCGCCTTTACGTTTCAAATTCATCTTTATAAAGAACGTTCCTGGTTTCCGAACAAGAAAATAATAAACATAGAAATTCACCATACTATAAAGTACGACAATGTAAAAAAAATATTTAATGTCTCGGTAGATAATCAGAAAACATGGGTAAATTTTCCCGATTTTGAAAACGCCAAGAGAATGATGGCTGAGGTCAATGCGGTTCCATTGGCAGGGCTTGGCGCTTTAACGAAAAATGAGTATTACCTGGTAAAACTGAAGGCAAAATTGGATAAGGTGCGCCTGCCGCTCCATCTTGAATATCTGTTTTTTTTCATATCAAGCTGGGACTTTGAAACAGACTGGCGCCAGGAAAGGTTCTTGTTCTGATGGAGAAAATTACCAGGACGGCACAACTTGATCCTCGGGAGGCAAGAAGAAGGAAGCGTGAATGGATTATCATTTTTATTACGATAGCGCTCATTGCCGGGGCTACCTATATGGAAAGCCTGTTATTTCGCGGTGAAACCCTGGTTCTGCCCGTTTCCGGAAATGTTTTGATTTTTGGCCTGATAAACATCAACATCATCTTAATCATCCTTCTTCTCTTTCTGATTATCAGGAATATCGTCAAACTGATCCTTGAAAGACGGCACGGGATTGCTGGTTCCCGCTTGCGTACCCGTCTGGTTGCAGCCTTTGTCGGTTTGTCCCTTATTCCTACGGTATTACTGTTTCTGGTATCGATCAATTTTCTTTCTTCCAGCATTGATAGTTGGTTCAGCATCCGTATCGGCGAGGCCTTGAACCGAACGCTGGAGGTCGCGCAGATTTATTATCAGCAATCGGCCGAGCAAGCGAAATTTTATGCCCGTCAACTAAGTGCCGATATTACGAGCAACAGCCTTTATGAGGTCGAAAAATTTTCTTATTTGGAGGCCTTGGTAGAGAGACGGCACAAGACCTATAAGCTCAACATGGTCGAGGTTCAGATTAATAATCATAAGAATAACCTGATATTACGAGACAGCAAATACTCATTGATTGTGCCGAAGCATCTTTCTCCCGGAGAAATTGAAAGCGTATTTACCGGTCAGGAATTGACGGTCACGGAACAGATCAAAAGCGGCGATTTGATACGAGGGGTTGTCCCTGTTTTTTCGCAGTCCTTGCCCAAAGAGGTGGTAGGGTTTGTTGCGGTCAGTTATTTCCTGCCTGCGGGAATTACAGAAAGAATAAATGTAATATCAAAGGCATCCGAGGAATACAGGCAACTGTCCCTTCTGAAGACGCCGATCAAATTTGGTTACATAATAACCCTTTTCATTGTGATGCTGTTGATCATCTTTTCCGCAACCTGGTTTGGCATCTACCTGGCAAGGGGGATTACTGTACCGTTGCAAAACTTGGCGGAGGGGACGCGCCGGGTTGCGCAAGGGGATCTGGAACATCAGATTGACACTGTTGCGGACGATGAGCTGGGCGTTCTTGTGGATTCCTTTAATCAGATGACCAAGGATCTCAGAAAGAGTAAAGGCAGTCTGGAGCAGGCAAATATTGACTTGGAGCGACGTCGCAATTATATGGAAACCGTTCTCCGCAATGTTTCGGCTGGCGTGATTTCCATTGACAGCAGCGGTTTTATCACCACGATCAACCGGGCGGCGGAGAAGATGCTTGGCATCAACTACCGGAGCATTGTCCGGAAGCGTTATGATGAGGTGCTGATTCCCGATCACCGGATCCTGGCAGAATCGGTTCTGCAGGAGATGCGGGAGGGCGGAAGCGGTTTCATTGAAAAACAGATAGATGTCCTGCAAGGGGAACGGGCTTTGACTATCCTTATCACGGTTACGGAGATTCGTGACGATGAAGGCCGGGAGATGGGTCTGGCTTTGGTTTTTGAAGACATTACCCAACTGCAGAGAGCGGAGAGGACGGCGGCATGGCGCGAGGTGGCAAGGCGGATGGCCCATGAAATCAAGAATCCTCTTACGCCGGTACAGCTTTCCGCGCAACGTCTCCAACGGAAATATGGCAACAGATTCCAGGAGGACGGAGAGGTCTTCTGGGAATGTACGCGAACGATAATCGATCAGGTTGAGGTATTGAAAAATCTCGTGAATGAGTTCTCCCGTTATGCGCGATTGCCGGTTACAAATCTCAGCCTCAAGGACTTGAACGAGACCATTCAGAACTCGGTAATCATGTTTAAAGATGCCCATCGGGAGGTTGATTTTTCTTTTAACCCGGGGGATGATATTCCTCCATTGATGATGGACAGTGAACAGATTAAGAGAGTTATGGTCAATCTGCTCGACAATGCCGTTGCCGCCCTGCCTGCCCATAATGGTCGTATAGCGGTCTGGAGCCTCTACGATGGTGAAAAAAAGGCGGCAAGGGTGACGGTCGCCGACAATGGTTGTGGTATTCCGCCCGACTATCGGGTAAAGATGTTTGAACCTTATTTTTCCACAAAAAAGACAGGAACGGGGTTGGGAATGGCGATAGTAAGTTCCATTATTGATGATCATCATGGAAGAGTCTTTGTTGAGGATAATCCAGGAGGAGGCACCATTGTTATCTTCGAGTTGCCGGTTGAGGATAAAAAATAAATTTTGCACCTTCCTATGCGGAAGATATTGAAAGGTAACTAACTTTTTTGTTTCGTTAAGGAAGCGCTCGGTTACATTCCGATTTCGTAATAAGCATGTTGAAGGATGAGTTACATTTATGAATAAAACAATAATGATTGTCGATGATGAAGAGAGTATTTGCCAGGCGCTGGGCGGGATACTGACAGATGAAGGCTATGAGGTTCTGAAGGCCGGAAGCGGCGAAGAGGCATTACGTCTCATCGAGGATGAACAGCCCAATCTTGTGCTTTTGGACATATGGCTCCCGGAAATGGATGGGATCGCTGTTCTGAAATCCATCAAGGCCTCTTATCCCCAGATACAGGTAGTGATGATGTCCGGCCACGGAACCATTGAGACGGCTGTTAAGGCGACCAAGCTGGGGGCATTTGACTTCATTGAAAAACCCCTGTCACTGGAGAAGGTGATCCTGGTGGTCAACCATGCCCTGGATTTTGTCCGGCTGGAAGAGGAAAACATTCTGCTCCGTCAAAAGGTCAGCCATGAATACGAATTGACCGGCAGCAGCAGTGTTATTCTCGAACTGAAGGAGATGATCGATATCGTTGCCCCCACCAATGCCTGGATACTGATCATGGGTGAAAACGGGACGGGGAAAGAGCTCGTTGCCCGATCTCTCCACCACCAGAGTCGCCGGGCGCAAAAACCTTTTATTGAGGTTAATTGCGCGGCAATCCCGGAAGATTTGATAGAAAGCGAACTGTTCGGTCACGAAAGGGGATCTTTTACCGGGGCGACGGCGAAAAGAAGGGGAAAGTTCGAAATGGCGAACGAGGGAACTATTTTCCTCGATGAAGTCGCCGATATGAGTCTGAAGGCACAGGCCAAGGTCTTGCGGATTTTGCAGGAGAAAAGATTTGAACGAGTTGGCGGCAACCGTCTCATTCAGACAGACGTGCGGGTGCTTGCGGCAACCAATAAAGAACTCGAAAAAGAGATGGATGCAGGCCGGTTCCGCCAGGATCTTTTTTACCGCCTTAATGTCATTCCGCTACGTGTTCCGCCGCTCCGAGATCGTAAGGATGATATCCTCCTTCTGGTAGACAGGTTCCTCAAGGATTTTGCGATGAGGGAAGGAGAGACGGTAAAAACTGTTACCGAAGAGGTGCTTGTGACGTTGATGAACCACGACTGGCCGGGAAACGTGCGAGAGCTTAAGAATGTTGTGGAAAGATTGATAATAACGACGCCTGCGGATGTAATTTCCAAGACGGACATCTTTTCGGAGCTGGGCAAAGCAGAGCTTAATGTTCATAAAAAAGAGAATTCACCAAATAAGGAAGAAATTTCAACCGATTCTTTCCGATTGGCGAAACAGGATTTCGAGCGTCAGTACATTATCCGCCGGTTACGCGACTTCAGCGGCAACATTTCCCGGACAGCCGAGGCGATCGGCATGGAGAGAAGTCACCTCCATAAAAAAATTCGCGGTTATGGCCTCGATCCTAAAACTGATTCCGGGGAAACTGAGGAAGGTTAGAGCTTATCCCGACTTTTCAGGTCGTCAAGCGAGAAGCTGTAAAGGGGAAGAAAAACAACCCCGAGAACTATTATTATCCCGATAGATAGGGCGTGATATATTACTGCGAAGGTGAGCGCTTCCGTTTTTGCCACGTTGAACAACCCCAAGCCCAAAATGCAGAAGTAATGCCAGTTGCCAATGAACCCGGGGGCAACCGGGATTGCGATCCCGGCAATCAGAATGATCATGATGACAAATGCAGCGGTAAGCGGCAGATTTAGAGAGAAGGCCAGAAAGAGAAGGTAAATTGCCAGGGCGTCGGCCAGCCAGATTATCAGCGACAGGATCACCACCGCGCCAAAAAGCGAGCGATGTTTCATAATGCTTAATCCTTCGACAAAAGAACCCGTTATTTCAGCTATTTTTGTTGTTATCTTGGGTGGTATTCTGGCGATGACCGGGATCAGCAGGAGCGCCGTCTTTTCCTTCCAGCGGAGGGCCATTATCATTAAGCCGAATATAACTGCAGTAAAGATAAATAATGATACCCCGGCACGAAAAAGCCAGAGAGGAAGGGGTGTTAAAAAGAAAACCACGGCGGCAATGACAAGAACTGTCAGGATGTCCAGTACCCTTTCCACAAAAATGGTGCCGAGGGCGGAACTCATCGGGACACGACTTTTTTTTGTGATTAGATAAGGTCGGGCCAACTCGCCGAGACGCGCCGGGATGGCGATAATAGCCAGAAAACCGACGCTTGTTATGGAAAAGATTGTAAATTTATTGATGAGCGGATCAAGAGGCTTAAGTATAAATCCCCAACGAATTGCCCGGAGTGCCTGCATCAAAATCATGACCGCAAGCGATGATATTACCAGGGCGCCGTTTATTTTATGAAGGGAACTGTAAACCTCACCGATGTCGATGCCCCGGAATGAGAGCCAGACCAAAAGCGCGCTGATCAACAGGCCTGTAATAACCTTTATTCTCATTGGCCTTGTGTGGACATTAATCGTCGTTTTATAAGAGCATTAAACTTCGGGTTCCCGTTGTCCTCAGCATGGTGGATGCAAGCCGCTTTGCCCCGGGCAAGACGAGCCGATTGGCTTTGGCAAGATAAACTATTTTCGGGAAAGATTATCCCCGATCTTGTCGTGAATCAACTGGGAAGAGAGCTTGTGTCCGACAAGTCCCACCCTGATTGCAACGGTGGTCACGTTTTTTGCCTTATAGGATACAGATATGTCAACTTTTTCTCCATTTATCCGGGAGGTGATCTTCCCTTTGCCGATCTCCTTTTCGGGTATCACATCCACGCCCCGCATATCCGCCACCGTTTTTTCGGAAGCCTTCCAAACATCATCGAATGATTGGTAGTAATCTGTTTTCAGCTCGCCATTAATAAAAAAGTAGGTCCCGGAACCGGCCCCTATCGCCGCCCCGCCAACCAGAGCCGCCGCACAGCCCGCGAGCAAAAATACCAGCGCCGCCAAAGATAAAAGCCACTTTTCAGTTTTCCGCATAATTTACCTCTCTTTCCAACTAACAGACCGAGTGCCTACAGTTTATCCAAAGGTTAATTGTTCCGGCCAAGTCGCTCGAATTCGCGCAGGAGTTCCTCCTGCTTCTTGGTAATGCCTTCAGGAACGCTGATCACCGTTTCTATGAGCTGATCCCCGCGGCCATAATTGCGCAAATGGGGGATGCCCTTTCCTTTCAGACGAAACACCTTTCCGTTCGGCGTTCCTTTCGGTATTTTAATTTTTTCCTTTCCTGTCAGGGTTGGCACTTCGATATTTCCCCCGAGAACAGCCTCGGCAAAGGTGATGGGAATATGGCAATAGATGTCGTCCTCTTTTCGCTCAAAGAGCTCGTGAGGTTTCACCTCTATGAAAACGTACAAATCTCCGCTGGGCCCTCCATTTTCGCCTTCTCCCCCCTCGCCGCGCAGGCGGAGTCGGGAGCCGGTTTCCACCCCGGCCGGTATCTTGAGCTGAACTGTTTTAGTAATGATCACCCTGCCCGTCCCCGAACACTTTTTGCAGGCGGCGGCGATTATGGTCCCTCTGCCATTGCATTGCGGACAGGTTGTACTGATGCTGAAAAAACCGCTCGACTGTGTTACCTGTCCTCGTCCGTTGCAGCGGCTGCATGTCTGCGGAGCGGTTCCCGGGGCGCATCCTGATCCGTGGCATTCCGGACAAGCCGCATATTTGTCCAATTCAATCTCGGTGTTTATTCCGAGCGCTGCATCCATGAAAGATATCTGCAAGTCATACCGTAAATCCGCGCCCACCCTGGCTGATGTGCGCGCACGGGAGCGCCCTGTATTGAAGCCGAAAACATCTCCGAAGACATCCCCGAAGCTGGAAAAAATGTCCTCAAATCCAGAAAATCCATGATATCCGGCGCCGTTTAGACCCTCATGTCCGTAACGGTTATAGAGCTCCCGTTTTTCCTGGTCGCTCAACACCTCGTACGCCTCGGCAGCCTCTTTGAACAGATTCTCAGCTTCCTTGTTGCCCGGATTTCGGTCCGGGTGGCACTGCATGGCAATTTTGCGATAGCTTTGTTTGATCTGGTCCGCATCGGCGTTTCTGTCAACGCCGAGAATCTCGTAGTAACAACGTTTCGTAGCCATTCTTGACCGATATTCCCTCTAACTTTCTATTTTTGTATAATTGTAAAATAGACATCTCCACCGTACATGTCAACCCGGTCCGGGAGTTATCTTACCAATCGATTTAACGCCTCCCGGTATTTGTCGGCCGTCTTGGCGACTATAGCGGCGGGCAGTTCCGGGGCAGGCGGTTTCTGGTTCCAGCCGATCGACAGCAGATAATCACGCAGAAATTG
Encoded proteins:
- a CDS encoding DUF4390 domain-containing protein; the protein is MLTVKPLLVTCLLVFSLFFAPSSLQAQKASIADLLVTNGQTNLLLYARVADCFNSEIEDAILAGVPTAFTFQIHLYKERSWFPNKKIINIEIHHTIKYDNVKKIFNVSVDNQKTWVNFPDFENAKRMMAEVNAVPLAGLGALTKNEYYLVKLKAKLDKVRLPLHLEYLFFFISSWDFETDWRQERFLF
- a CDS encoding ATP-binding protein, giving the protein MEKITRTAQLDPREARRRKREWIIIFITIALIAGATYMESLLFRGETLVLPVSGNVLIFGLININIILIILLLFLIIRNIVKLILERRHGIAGSRLRTRLVAAFVGLSLIPTVLLFLVSINFLSSSIDSWFSIRIGEALNRTLEVAQIYYQQSAEQAKFYARQLSADITSNSLYEVEKFSYLEALVERRHKTYKLNMVEVQINNHKNNLILRDSKYSLIVPKHLSPGEIESVFTGQELTVTEQIKSGDLIRGVVPVFSQSLPKEVVGFVAVSYFLPAGITERINVISKASEEYRQLSLLKTPIKFGYIITLFIVMLLIIFSATWFGIYLARGITVPLQNLAEGTRRVAQGDLEHQIDTVADDELGVLVDSFNQMTKDLRKSKGSLEQANIDLERRRNYMETVLRNVSAGVISIDSSGFITTINRAAEKMLGINYRSIVRKRYDEVLIPDHRILAESVLQEMREGGSGFIEKQIDVLQGERALTILITVTEIRDDEGREMGLALVFEDITQLQRAERTAAWREVARRMAHEIKNPLTPVQLSAQRLQRKYGNRFQEDGEVFWECTRTIIDQVEVLKNLVNEFSRYARLPVTNLSLKDLNETIQNSVIMFKDAHREVDFSFNPGDDIPPLMMDSEQIKRVMVNLLDNAVAALPAHNGRIAVWSLYDGEKKAARVTVADNGCGIPPDYRVKMFEPYFSTKKTGTGLGMAIVSSIIDDHHGRVFVEDNPGGGTIVIFELPVEDKK
- a CDS encoding sigma-54 dependent transcriptional regulator, with the translated sequence MNKTIMIVDDEESICQALGGILTDEGYEVLKAGSGEEALRLIEDEQPNLVLLDIWLPEMDGIAVLKSIKASYPQIQVVMMSGHGTIETAVKATKLGAFDFIEKPLSLEKVILVVNHALDFVRLEEENILLRQKVSHEYELTGSSSVILELKEMIDIVAPTNAWILIMGENGTGKELVARSLHHQSRRAQKPFIEVNCAAIPEDLIESELFGHERGSFTGATAKRRGKFEMANEGTIFLDEVADMSLKAQAKVLRILQEKRFERVGGNRLIQTDVRVLAATNKELEKEMDAGRFRQDLFYRLNVIPLRVPPLRDRKDDILLLVDRFLKDFAMREGETVKTVTEEVLVTLMNHDWPGNVRELKNVVERLIITTPADVISKTDIFSELGKAELNVHKKENSPNKEEISTDSFRLAKQDFERQYIIRRLRDFSGNISRTAEAIGMERSHLHKKIRGYGLDPKTDSGETEEG
- a CDS encoding flippase-like domain-containing protein translates to MRIKVITGLLISALLVWLSFRGIDIGEVYSSLHKINGALVISSLAVMILMQALRAIRWGFILKPLDPLINKFTIFSITSVGFLAIIAIPARLGELARPYLITKKSRVPMSSALGTIFVERVLDILTVLVIAAVVFFLTPLPLWLFRAGVSLFIFTAVIFGLMIMALRWKEKTALLLIPVIARIPPKITTKIAEITGSFVEGLSIMKHRSLFGAVVILSLIIWLADALAIYLLFLAFSLNLPLTAAFVIMIILIAGIAIPVAPGFIGNWHYFCILGLGLFNVAKTEALTFAVIYHALSIGIIIVLGVVFLPLYSFSLDDLKSRDKL
- a CDS encoding DUF3568 domain-containing protein; the encoded protein is MRKTEKWLLSLAALVFLLAGCAAALVGGAAIGAGSGTYFFINGELKTDYYQSFDDVWKASEKTVADMRGVDVIPEKEIGKGKITSRINGEKVDISVSYKAKNVTTVAIRVGLVGHKLSSQLIHDKIGDNLSRK
- the dnaJ gene encoding molecular chaperone DnaJ, with the translated sequence MATKRCYYEILGVDRNADADQIKQSYRKIAMQCHPDRNPGNKEAENLFKEAAEAYEVLSDQEKRELYNRYGHEGLNGAGYHGFSGFEDIFSSFGDVFGDVFGFNTGRSRARTSARVGADLRYDLQISFMDAALGINTEIELDKYAACPECHGSGCAPGTAPQTCSRCNGRGQVTQSSGFFSISTTCPQCNGRGTIIAAACKKCSGTGRVIITKTVQLKIPAGVETGSRLRLRGEGGEGENGGPSGDLYVFIEVKPHELFERKEDDIYCHIPITFAEAVLGGNIEVPTLTGKEKIKIPKGTPNGKVFRLKGKGIPHLRNYGRGDQLIETVISVPEGITKKQEELLREFERLGRNN